In one window of Nomascus leucogenys isolate Asia chromosome 1a, Asia_NLE_v1, whole genome shotgun sequence DNA:
- the DMAC2L gene encoding ATP synthase subunit s, mitochondrial isoform X3, giving the protein MVDYDRIRDVGPDRAASEWLLRCGAMVRYHGQERWQKDYNHLPTGPLDKYKIQAIDATDSCIMRIGFDHMEGLEHVEKIRLCKCHYIEDDCLLRLSQLENLQKTILEMEIISCGNITDKGIIALRHLRNLKYLLLSDLPGVREKENLVQAFKTALPSLELKLQLK; this is encoded by the exons AT GGTGGATTATGATCGCATCAGGGATGTTGGCCCTGACAGGGCGGCATCCGAGTGGTTGCTGCGCTGTGGGGCCATGGTGCGCTACCATGGCCAGGAGAGGTGGCAGAAGGACTACAACCACCTTCCAACAGGCCCTCTGGACAAATACAAGATTCAGGCGATCGACGCCACCGACTCTTGTATCATGAGAATTGGATTTGACCACATGG AGGGCCTAGAGCATGTTGAAAAAATAAGGCTGTGCAAGTGTCATTATATCGAGGATGACTGTTTGCTGAGACTTAGTCAACttgaaaatttacaaaaaaccatattggaaatggaaataatatccTGTGGGAATATCACAGACAAAGGCATCATTGCCTTGCGTCATTTAAG aaacctcaaatatttgttgttaagtgatcttcctggagtaagagaaaaagaaaatcttgtccAAGCCTTTAAGACAGCACTGCCTTCTCTGGAACTAAAATTACAATTGAAGTAA
- the DMAC2L gene encoding ATP synthase subunit s, mitochondrial isoform X1, giving the protein MMLFGKISQRLCGVKKLSWSCDSRYFWGWLNAVFNKVDYDRIRDVGPDRAASEWLLRCGAMVRYHGQERWQKDYNHLPTGPLDKYKIQAIDATDSCIMRIGFDHMEGLEHVEKIRLCKCHYIEDDCLLRLSQLENLQKTILEMEIISCGNITDKGIIALRHLRNLKYLLLSDLPGVREKENLVQAFKTALPSLELKLQLK; this is encoded by the exons ATGATGCTGTTTGGAAAAATTTCCCAGCGGTTGTGTGGCGTAAAGAAACTCTCATGGTCATGTGACTCCAGATACTTCTGGGGCTGGTTGAATGCAGTGTTTAATAA GGTGGATTATGATCGCATCAGGGATGTTGGCCCTGACAGGGCGGCATCCGAGTGGTTGCTGCGCTGTGGGGCCATGGTGCGCTACCATGGCCAGGAGAGGTGGCAGAAGGACTACAACCACCTTCCAACAGGCCCTCTGGACAAATACAAGATTCAGGCGATCGACGCCACCGACTCTTGTATCATGAGAATTGGATTTGACCACATGG AGGGCCTAGAGCATGTTGAAAAAATAAGGCTGTGCAAGTGTCATTATATCGAGGATGACTGTTTGCTGAGACTTAGTCAACttgaaaatttacaaaaaaccatattggaaatggaaataatatccTGTGGGAATATCACAGACAAAGGCATCATTGCCTTGCGTCATTTAAG aaacctcaaatatttgttgttaagtgatcttcctggagtaagagaaaaagaaaatcttgtccAAGCCTTTAAGACAGCACTGCCTTCTCTGGAACTAAAATTACAATTGAAGTAA
- the DMAC2L gene encoding ATP synthase subunit s, mitochondrial isoform X5, translating into MMLFGKISQRLCGVKKLSWSCDSRYFWGWLNAVFNKVDYDRIRDVGPDRAASEWLLRCGAMVRYHGQERWQKDYNHLPTGPLDKYKIQAIDATDSCIMRIGFDHMETSNICC; encoded by the exons ATGATGCTGTTTGGAAAAATTTCCCAGCGGTTGTGTGGCGTAAAGAAACTCTCATGGTCATGTGACTCCAGATACTTCTGGGGCTGGTTGAATGCAGTGTTTAATAA GGTGGATTATGATCGCATCAGGGATGTTGGCCCTGACAGGGCGGCATCCGAGTGGTTGCTGCGCTGTGGGGCCATGGTGCGCTACCATGGCCAGGAGAGGTGGCAGAAGGACTACAACCACCTTCCAACAGGCCCTCTGGACAAATACAAGATTCAGGCGATCGACGCCACCGACTCTTGTATCATGAGAATTGGATTTGACCACATGG aaacctcaaatatttgttgttaa
- the DMAC2L gene encoding ATP synthase subunit s, mitochondrial isoform X2 — translation MSVNIVNKLVIIVKANCFFSLANRVDYDRIRDVGPDRAASEWLLRCGAMVRYHGQERWQKDYNHLPTGPLDKYKIQAIDATDSCIMRIGFDHMEGLEHVEKIRLCKCHYIEDDCLLRLSQLENLQKTILEMEIISCGNITDKGIIALRHLRNLKYLLLSDLPGVREKENLVQAFKTALPSLELKLQLK, via the exons ATGTCAGTTAATATAGTTAACAAGCTAGTGATTATTGTAAAAGCaaactgctttttttctcttgccaaCAGGGTGGATTATGATCGCATCAGGGATGTTGGCCCTGACAGGGCGGCATCCGAGTGGTTGCTGCGCTGTGGGGCCATGGTGCGCTACCATGGCCAGGAGAGGTGGCAGAAGGACTACAACCACCTTCCAACAGGCCCTCTGGACAAATACAAGATTCAGGCGATCGACGCCACCGACTCTTGTATCATGAGAATTGGATTTGACCACATGG AGGGCCTAGAGCATGTTGAAAAAATAAGGCTGTGCAAGTGTCATTATATCGAGGATGACTGTTTGCTGAGACTTAGTCAACttgaaaatttacaaaaaaccatattggaaatggaaataatatccTGTGGGAATATCACAGACAAAGGCATCATTGCCTTGCGTCATTTAAG aaacctcaaatatttgttgttaagtgatcttcctggagtaagagaaaaagaaaatcttgtccAAGCCTTTAAGACAGCACTGCCTTCTCTGGAACTAAAATTACAATTGAAGTAA
- the DMAC2L gene encoding ATP synthase subunit s, mitochondrial isoform X4 translates to MMLFGKISQRLCGVKKLSWSCDSRYFWGWLNAVFNKVDYDRIRDVGPDRAASEWLLRCGAMVRYHGQERWQKDYNHLPTGPLDKYKIQAIDATDSCIMRIGFDHMEGLEHVEKIRLCKCHYIEDDCLLRLSQLENLQKTILEMEIISCGNITDKGIIALRHLR, encoded by the exons ATGATGCTGTTTGGAAAAATTTCCCAGCGGTTGTGTGGCGTAAAGAAACTCTCATGGTCATGTGACTCCAGATACTTCTGGGGCTGGTTGAATGCAGTGTTTAATAA GGTGGATTATGATCGCATCAGGGATGTTGGCCCTGACAGGGCGGCATCCGAGTGGTTGCTGCGCTGTGGGGCCATGGTGCGCTACCATGGCCAGGAGAGGTGGCAGAAGGACTACAACCACCTTCCAACAGGCCCTCTGGACAAATACAAGATTCAGGCGATCGACGCCACCGACTCTTGTATCATGAGAATTGGATTTGACCACATGG AGGGCCTAGAGCATGTTGAAAAAATAAGGCTGTGCAAGTGTCATTATATCGAGGATGACTGTTTGCTGAGACTTAGTCAACttgaaaatttacaaaaaaccatattggaaatggaaataatatccTGTGGGAATATCACAGACAAAGGCATCATTGCCTTGCGTCATTTAAGGTAG